The sequence GCCCGCATGACAGTTCGACGAGCTCTCGATGAACTTTTTAAAGAGGGGGCAATCGAAAGACGGCACGGGTCTGGCACCTTCGTTGCGCCAAGGCCCTTTGTTCGCGCCCTCGGCCTAACCTCGTTTTCCGAAGACATGAGAGAGCGCGGCCTGGTTCCAGGAAGCAAATTACTCTCTTTTTCAACCGGAGTCGCCGATTCCAAGATAGCGAAGCGTCTGCAGGTTCCAATCGGCACTCAGGTTTATAAGTTCACTCGACTGAGGCTGGCAAGTGGTGAGCCATTAGCTTTAGAAACAGTCTGGGTAAAGCAAGAACTCGTACCAGGGCTCAGTGAATACGACTTGGGGGGCTCGCTCTACAAAGCTCTCGCCGATAAATACCGCATCGCAGTTGGTGCGGCCACGGTGACTATCGGGCCGATCGTTCCTGAGCCAAAAGTACAGAGCCTGCTAGGAATTGGCAGCACCCAGGGTTGCCTATTGGTTGAGATGGTCTCCTCTGATGTCAGGGGCGGGGTCATCATGTACGCACGCTGCACCTACCGTGGCGACAAATATCAGCTAACTGCCGAGGTGTCCGGGGCTGCCTTTGCCAGGGAATCTTTGCGCAGGCCTCCCGCATGAGTGGGCTTGTGCTGGCCGTGGATGGTGGCCAATCCGGCATCCGAATGCGATTGAGTGATTCAAAAAAAGTGATAGAAACCCAGGGTGCGAGCAGGCTAGAGGGTGATGTCATGACCCGAGTTCACGACCTTGTGGTTAAAGCGATGAGTCAGGAACTCACCAAAGACCTCGACACCGTGGTTTTGGGCCTGAGTACCTCTCCCACTGCTGGCGAGGATTCAGTGAGACTCGCAAGAAAACTTGGCGAATCACTCGGCGCCAGACGTGTCCTAGTAACCGATGACGGGGTCACGCATCACGCATCACACTTTGAGGGCTTGCCAGGAATTGTCCTGGCTATTGGCACGGGCGTTGCGTGTGTTGGGGTCGGTAATAAGCAAGACGCCATTGTCTCGGTAAGTGGCTACGGCTACCTGCTAGGCGATGACGGTGGGGCTTTTTCGATTGGCAGACACGCGTTAAGAGTCGTGCTGGATGCACGCTTCAAAGATTCCAAGAGTTCTATTTCTCAGCTTGCACAAGATCACTTTGGCCCCTTGGTTGATCTTGCCGCCGAAGTTCATTCACGCCCAAGAGCAGTCAATGAAATCGCCCATTTTGCCCTGGAGGTCCTAAGGCTTGCGGATAGTGACGAGCAGGCCCGGCAAATCATTGACCACGCTTCTGGTGAGCTTGCCCAAAGCGTGCAGCGCGGCATAGTGGCTGCTCATCTAGCGCCAGAGAGCGCGGAACTGGTTTGGTCTGGGAGATTATTTGCCCACTCGCCTCTTGCGTGCGAGTCACTGGAGCGTGCCCTCATCGAACTAATTCCCGAGCTGAAAATTCGCCAAGAAGAAAGCAACCCTCTGCAAGGGGGTGTCTGGCTCGGACAGACGGCAGATTTTGGTCCATATAAAAACTCGATTCAGACCTGGGGTGCCTAGGTGGAAAGGAAAAAAGTGAGCGACACAAACATTGGGGAGGCGAGTATCGCCAAGGAATACCTGCGTGGTCTGCAAGATGCCCTCGGCAGGCTGCTGATTGAGCAGGATTCATCGATTCAACTCGGTGCCACTTTAATTGCCAGCACAGTAGCTTCAGGGGGAACAATCCACGCCTTTGGAACCGGACACTCCCACATGCTTGCTGAAGAGCTGTTCTATCGAGCCGGCGGTCTGGTAGCGGTGAACCCGATAATTTTTGATGGCCTCTTGATGCACCACGATCCACTTTTGAGTACCCGGCTCGAAAGGCTCCCGGGTCTAGCAAAAGCACTTTTAGACAGTCACGACCTAAAAGGTAACGACGTGGCAATCATCGCCTCCAACTCTGGTGCAAACGCTGCCGTTTGCGAAATGGCAGAGGCAATGCAGGCTGCGGGTGTGCCGGTAATTGCAATCACAAGCCTCGACCACGCTACATCTAAGGATGCTCGCACCAGTGATCGACTTCGGCTTCACGAAATTGCTCAGGTGGTTATTGATAACGGTGGCGTACTCGGCGACGCCTCTGTGCATATCAAAGGCTTTGACAAAAAAGTCGCACCCACATCAACCGTCATTGGTGCTGCAATTATCAATGCCATGGTCGCGCAGAGTGTGGCCAACTTAGTTTCCGAAGGATTCCACCCCGCTGTCTACACCAGCAGTAATACCGAAGGTGGGGATGCTCAAAACGCTGAGTACCGCCACACTAACGGCCAAGGGGTTGTGTGATGCGCTCAGTCCAAAAAAATTATCTCTCCGAAGAAGCCTTCGCCATTCGGGGAGTAATCGAGGGATTTTACGGACCCCCTTGGTCCCATAAAGAGCGACTTGATTTTTTGAACTTTATGGCGCAGCACAACATGAATATGTTTATTTTCTCCCCCAAAGATGAGCCCCTTTTGCGCTATGAGTGGGCAAAGCTTCCCAGTGAGTCTTGGACCAAGCGCGTGCAAGAACTTAGAACTCGCTCCGAGGAACTAGGAATTAGGTTTGCAGTAGCCGTCTCACCTGGACTTTCAATTCGATACTCGAATGAAGATGATCGTGCTAAATTGATGGGCAAATTGCACTTCCTAGCCAACATGGGTGTGCGCGATTTTGGCCTGTTTTTGGATGACATTCCGTCCGCGCTCCAATGGCCTGAGGACCAAAAGACCTACAGCTCACTCGCTCAAGCACATCGCTCACTAGTACTTGCCGTGCACGAGTCGCTGAGTGCAATCGAGGAATTCTCCCTAATGGTCTGCCCTGAAACCTACTGGGGATCGGGGAAGGAGCAGTATCTTGCGGAGCTGAGTCAGGGTCTTCCCTCAGAAATTAATATCATGTGGACCGGAAAGTCGATCTGCTCGGCCACGTTAGAAGCGGCTGACGCACTAACTTTCGCCGAAACCACCGGTCGGCCACCGCTTTACTGGGACAACTACCCCGTGAATGATGTTGCGATGTCTCATGAACTACACCTTGGGCCTTACGAGCGCCGAGAGCCTGCACTTCACAACACGAGCCGTGGCATCCTGGTGAACGCAATGCAGATGGCAGAGGCATCCAAGATTGCGATTGCCACTGCTGGTGATTTTCTTGCTGATCCCTATGGTTACGAGTCTGAGGAAAGCTGGGTTCGGGCAATTGACAAAATCACTAGCAATCCAAAAGACGCAGAGGCATTCCGTGCTTTCGCCAGCAACTCCAGGTCTTCATGTCTCTCGCTTAGCGATGCTCGGGAAGTTGACCAAGCACTTGCAGCACTCGAATTCTCAAATGTCTCCGGTGTCATAGAGCCTGGCATTGAGGCAATAACCGCACTCGCAAACAAGTTTGAGGACTCCTCAGCTCATTTATTATCGGAGAATTTTGGCAATCAGGCCTTGATCGACCAGTGCCGTCCTTGGTTGGACGCTTTCAGAATTGGCGCAGAGATGCTGCGTCATTTGGCCAAGTTGGCGCAAGCGCGTCAGCTGGATTCGGTTCAAGCATCGGAGCTTGAACCGAACATTACCCGGTTGCGCGCCACGGGCAAAAGGGTTTTCGGCGACTCTCTAGACATGTTCGTTGAGCATCTCATGAGCGAGTCGCTGGCCAGTGCAAAAACCCCACTACAGAATGAGGAGCGATAGGAATGATAAAGATCAAAAGCACTGCAGTGGTTGCCTTAGCGGCAGCGTCTGCCCTAGTTCTCGGAGCATGTGCATCGAGTTCTGACACAACCGGAGATAACGAAGCCGGTACGAATACCGAAAGCGTTACAGCAGGCACATTGCGCTTGGCAATGGGCTCCCCTGGGGAGGCTCAGATTGCTGTTTGGGACCAGGTTGCGGCTCAGTTCGAGATAGCAAACCCTGGTATCAATGTAGAAATTAACTATGTCGATGATGACCTCTACCAGACCATTGGTTTGCCAAACCTGCTTTCGGGTCGTGATGCGCCAGACATTTACTTTGAATGGGCTGGTAGCAGACTTGCCGAAAGGTATGAGGGCGGCTATGCAGCAGACCTAACCTCCTACATGACCGATGGGGTGCTCTCAGGAATCTGGGAAGATTCCGCCTTCTCCTCAGGTGAGATCGACGGCAAGCTCTTGCTAGCCCCTCACAAAGCTGATGTCACCAACGTGCTTTGGTACAACGTCGACATGTTCAATGAGCTTGGCATTACCCCTCCAGAAACTTGGAGCGATCTAATGGAGACCTGCAAGGTAGTTTCTGTCGCAGGCTACACCCCAATTGCTTCGGGCAATAAGGACTTCTGGGCCGCAGGTAACTGGCTTGGGCACCTGACCTCTCGAGTCGTTGGTGAAGATGTCTATGATTCGGCATTGGCGCAGCGCACCTCTTTCAACACACCTGAGTGGGTAGAAGCCTTTGGCTACATCAAAGAGCTTGCCGATAATGGGTGCGTAAATGAAAGCGCGAACGCCATTGCAGACAACGAGGGTGCTCAACTGTTCTTCCAAGGTGAAGCGGCTATGCACCCAATTGGTTCATGGTTGGTTAGCTGGGCAATCGATGAAGCACCGGATCTCAACTTCGACTACGTGAACCTACCCGCAATGCCCAATGGCGCCGGCGATCAAGGCAGCGTTATTGGAGTTGTGACGGGATACGTAATCAACGAAAAGAGCCCAATGAAAGACAAGGCTGCTGAGTTCTTAGCACTAGCAAATAATGCTGAATTCGTGGCTAAGTTCATCGATGCCGAAGCCGTGCCATTGGCGATCTCAGCTGCAAACGCGGAGCTCGACGACAGAACAGCAAGGTTGAACACCATGCTGGCGTCTTCTGACACAATCGTTGGACCGCCAGACACTGACTACGACCTCAAGGTTGCCGACTTCTTCTACCGCGCCGTTGCTGCTGTGATGGGTGGAGTCAGTACTCCCGAGGAGGCAGCAGCTGAACTGGCTGCAGCAATCGAATAATAAGTTGAACTGCAGAGTGGGCTTGCATCAGCCAAGCACACTCTGCACCATCCGAAGGTGAACACATGAAACCGCAGAAACCCTGGGTTCCATTTCTTTTTGTCGCGCCTGCTTTGACATTTTTTGTCTTCGCGGTGTTGGTGCCGATGATTGCGACTGCTGGGTTTAGCTTCACGGATTGGAATGGTTTCGGTGAGTTCAACTTCGTAGGGTTTGCCAACTACATTGAATTAGCCTCCGATAATATTTTTGCAAAATCTTTCACAAACGTTTTTTTATATATCCTGGCTACCTTGGTTCTTGAGGTACTGGTGGGCCTCTTTCTAGCCGGCCTAATCAGCGTTCAAAGATCAGGTTCATTATGGTTCCGCGTTGCTCTCTTCGCCCCGGTAATGCTTCCCATGGTCGTAGTGGCCGTGTTGTGGTCTTTTATCTACAACCCCGACTTTGGATTAGTCAATAGTGTTTTGAGCGCTGCTGGCCTAGAAGATTTCACCCGCATCTGGCTGGGTGACCCAGATACAGCGTTATGGGCAATCAGCCTGGTTTCGGGTTGGGTTTTTTCAGGTTTCTTTATGGTCATTTTTTACTCCGCCTTACAGCAGGTCCCCACAGAACTTTCTGAGGCTGCCAGAATCGATGGCGCCGGCGAGTGGAGAATCTTTTGGAGCGTCAAGATTCCATTCATCCGCAATGCGATCGAAGTAGGAGTGCTGCTTTGCATCACCGGAGCCTTTCAGGGGTTCGATTTATTCTTCGTGCTCACCAATGGCGGCCCCTTTAATGCCACCGAGATTCCAACCACTCTTTTGGTTCGCACCGTGTTTAGAAACGCAGATGTTGGCTACGGATCGGCTATGGCGGTCGTTTTGACGCTGGTGATTCTGATCGTTGGATGGATGTTTTTGAGAATTCGAAAGTGGAACGACCAGAAGGAGCTGCGCACATGACAGTGACAACGGAAACGACTACGACTCAATTACAGCGTCGCCCCAAAGTGGCATTGCGCAACAGGGTTCCTCAGCTAATAGGAACGCTGGGTTTAACCCTAATCGCAATCATCTACGCCTTCCCGCTTGTATGGATGACGGTGTCGGGGCTCAAAACCAATCAGCAGATTTTCCGAGAGCCTTTTGCTCTGCCCGAAACCTGGGACTTTTCGATTTGGATCGAAGCCTGGCAGGTTGGAAACATCGGGCAATATGCCCTTAACAGCACCATCACAACCAGTGTCACGGTTCTAGTCATTCTTCTGGCCGGCTCTGCCGCCGCGTTTGCTTTTGCCCGTTATCAGTTTCGCGGCAGAGGAATGCTTATGGGTCTGCTCTCACTCGGCCTGCTGCTGCCATTGCAGTCCTATTTCATAGCGCAAAGCAGCATGTTTAATGCTCTTTATATAACCAACACCAGGTGGGCACTGATAATCCCCTATATCGCCATGGGCCTTCCATTGGCAACCTACCTACTAACCGTCTACCTCAAGGCTCTGCCCGACGAGCTTTTTGAAGCAGCGCGGATGGAGGGAGCAAACGATTTCACCATCTACCGCTTGATTGCCATGCCGCTTCTAAAGCCGGGTCTTGCGACGGTAGGGATCTTTTCAGCGCTCGCATCCTGGAACGAGTTTTTGTTGGCGCTTTTATATATCCAAGACGACGCGCTGAAAACCATACCCACCGGTCTGCTGGCGTTTTCAAGTCGATACGTTACTGATTACGGCCTCTTATTCGCCGCCCTCACAATCATCACCTTGCCCATGATCGCCATCTACATAGCGTTCAACAAACAAATCGTGGAAGGCCTAACTGCAGGCAGTCTCAAGTAATTAATTAGGTAGTTGACGCCGCACCGGGCCGTCCATCACTTCACAGCGCGTGTGCCTCGAAGCGCCCTTGCCAAGTACCCCGACAGAATAAGCGCCAAAACCGGATACAACATCGCATAGGTCAAAGTGACCTGATCAGAGAGCACCCCAACCACAGTGGGCCCGACAAAATAAGCCCCAATTGAAATAACCCCAACTCGGGCAATGCCGACCGAAGGCGCCACCCCTGGCAAATTGGCAGCGCCCAATATAAACGCCGGAAACATCGGGCCAATCGCTAGCCCTGCAAAAAAGAACCCGGTGTTCACCAAAATGATGGCCAATAGCGGGAAGGGTCCTGATAACCAGATACCCAACAGCATCAAAATCCCCCAGCTAGTTCCCCCAACAACACCCAAGAACCTAACGACCTTATAGGGGCCAAACTTCTCGAGCCAGCGGTCACCCAAGAACCTAGAGATGATCATTGCTAACGCGAAGGTGGCAAAAGCCGAAGCGTAATAACCAACCGAAACGTTCATCTCGTCCCTGAGCAGCAAGGCACCCCAGTCGGCCGCAGAACCCTCGGCGATAAAGGTTCCAGTGGCACCAATACCCAGTATCCAAAGCGGCAATGATGCCTTGCCAAACCAAGCCACCGAGCTAGTAGTGACCGAAGAACCATCGCCTCGGTGTTCATCTAACTCGGGCGGCAACAACCTGATTGAAATTACCGAAAATGCCACCAGCCCAATACTTGCCACCCAGATCAAGTTGGCTGCGGGTGACATTACAAAACTAAGACCGGCTCCAAGCAATGTGGCAACAAGTGTCCCCACGCTCCACATGCCGTGAAAAGAAGCTATGTAGCGCTTGGCTAAGTGCTTTTCAATTGCCACCGCCTGCGCATTACCCCCAACATCTAATGCGGCATACCCAAACCCCATCACAAAAAGCCCGATCACCAAAACCAGCGGTGAGCTACTCAAGCCCATCAGAATCACACCAAGTGGCACAATCACCTGAGCCAAATACATCAGCGGCCTTGAACCAAAACGGTGTATTAGCCGGCCAGAGAGCTGGGCTCCAAACACTGCCCCAACTGAGCTGGCAATAAGCACCAATCCAAACTGGGTATCAGATAACCCATTAGCCATCTTTATCTCAGGAATCCTAGGTATCCATGCCATAGACACCACGCCCATAACAAAGAACATCAACCAGAGCGCATTGCGCGCTTTGGTTGCCTGGATTGTGATCACAGACAAGAGATTAGCTGTTGACAATGCCGAAGTTGACCCTGATACCCAAAGCCTGAGCATAAGCAAGTATCGAATCAACAGTCGGCGTGTAAGTAGCCTTCTCAAACTGAGCAACGGCAGGCTGGGGTTTTCTCAGCCTTTCCCATAAAACCCGCTGAGTCAGTTCAAGACAGTGAGGTAACTGCAAATAAGGATATATTTTCAGGGCCTCGAATTGATTCTTTGAAAGCAAAAATCTTATGTGCGGGCATTGCCCCTTGGTCGAAGAACGTATTCCTTGGTAACTGCATCCGTGAGGTACTCCATGTAAAAATCAGGATGTTCGCCGGTGAACTTTTTTAGGTCAAATTCCTGCTTAGAGTCTTGGTACCTCTTCCAGCTACAAACGCCTTCAATGGCTTCATTCACTCCGCATGCAACTTTCATTTGCGCGGTTGCATACTTCAGATCCCAATCCGCAAGGGCCTTAAGCTGCGTCACTAACATTGTCGGCTCCGAAATCTTGTATGCGTCTGAGGTTCCGCCGATGGCAGACATGAGACTTTGAATTTCGGTAATAGCTAACTCGAATTCCGCGCCGAGACCTTCCGAGGCCTCAACCTTTTTGTTGGAAAGGAACCTGCTGTACCAAAATGGCTCCAACTCCAAGTACTTCGAATAGACCTCAGGGTGCTTGTCAGCAAAGGCGGCCTCATCGAATTTTGGTTTGTAGGTTCGATTTTGGACTGTGCCGACGTCCTCCCCTTCGCGGACCGCCTCTTTTAGCTTCTCGTTTATGTCAGATTCAATCTTCTTACAAAATGCCATCTTCGCCGTTGCGTCCGCGAGCCTCGTTGCAATTTCCAAATCGGAATCAGTCGCCTTTACAGTCTCCCCGTTGGAAGCACTTTTTTGAAAATTATCGGCCTGGACGAAAACGAATGCCAGCTTTTCAGCGTCAATTGCTAGGGCTCGCGTATCCGAAATGACTTGCAGGAGTTGTTTGTCCGACTCAAAGGAGAACCACTCACCACCAACTCGATTAGAGGCATACCTGCGATGCAACTGAGCTTCCACAAGCGACACAGCATCGGTGGCAACAATGTGACCTTCAGGGATTAATAACCTTCTGGGGTTCCCTGTTTGATGTTCACTTAGTCTTGTGGCGCTTACCCGAGGAGACTTGACTAACCCAATTTTTACAAATGGACTTAACTGCTCCCCTTCAGACACCTCACGCACAAAATATATTTCTCCGGCTTCATAACTCATGGTTTCCCCTCAATAAGCCCTAATTTAGTTCCATTCTTAGATTACTAGCGCAAAGTCGGACTTAAGATATCGAACAGAGCTACCAGAGCGTGCCATCAAAAGTGCGATTGCACTCGGCTGAGAAACAACTAGTACGGCCTTGAATTTACTCACCAGGCTTTGCACGAAGGGAGCCAAGCCACCATCACCGCTGGCAATAACTACTCCATCAAAACGACTCTCTAGATCATCCTCGAGCATGGCCTTAGCCAACAAGATATCGGCCCCATCATGACCCTCTTTGCAACCGTGCCAAGCATTGGGCCAACCAAAAACTGCCGATTGCACGTTGTTTTTAGAACTCACTGTGACATAAAACAGATCACTGGGGCCAGGCTTAACTAACTCAAAGTACTCGCTTCTTACCTGCTGGACCTGTTGAAGAGTCGGGTTGCTGTTCATGCAAAGGTTCTCGATGTCAATCAGGTGGATAGTGCGGTTTCTTCTCAGACTAGCCTTTGACTTTTTATTCATGTTCCCCTCCATCTCTAGTTGTTAGATGAATCTTGCACTGGGGGTCTGACGTTTTATCTATGCAGCAATCGAACCAACGAGCTCGGGGTGCAAGGCAGGATCTAAAGGTCACACCCTCCTGCGATACTTTCCCCATGCATAAAAATGGGGATTTATGGTTCTTCAATACTCGCGATCTGATGCGAGCGGCCACTTGCGAACACTGCACCACCCTCTCGGTATTCCACGCACTCCAAGTGCCCGAGGTTGAGCTAAGGCTCGCTCCCGAAATCAAAAAACAAAAAGAGCGGCGCGCTAAAGGGGAAGATAAATCACTGCCCCAAAAATACGGCGATGCCTTTGAGCTCAAGCTCACCGAAGAGCTAACAACTTCACTGCCTCAAGGTGCAGTTGCTAGACCCGAGAAGGATGGCGACGTAGCTCAGACCCTGGAGCTCATGCACCAAGGAGTGCCGATCATCTACCAGGGCGGGCTTGAACATAGAGCACCCCACTCAGTGTTCAAAGGCAAGCCGGACTTCTTGGTCAAACAAGGCTGGCTCTTGGAGTTTGTTGATGGCCTACTCACCGCAAGACTTCAACAAGAAATACCTGGCCCGCCTAAATACATAGTTTGGGATGCCAAATACTCCTCTCACCCAAAACCCGAATACGCTCTCCAAGTTGCCATTTATGTGGAAGCCCTTGATGCCCAAGGACTAAAAGCTCCAAACTCTCGGCACGGCCTGATTCTTGGCAACCGCACCATGATGAGCTTTCAAGAAGGCGAAATAGTCCCCGCCACCAGAATCGCAAGACAAGAATTGGAGCAGGCAATAGCCAGAGTCTCTGGCTCCGCAAAAGATTCTCAATTAGAGAGCTTCACCTGGCACTGCGCCTCAAACCGCGACTGCGAGATCTGCGAATACCCAGAACTGTGTAAAGACGATCGCGAAGCAACAAAAGACCTTCTCTTAGTTGCAGGGCTAGGCAAAAACCTCAGGGCCAAACTGAATGCCGCAGGCATTCAGAACCTCAGTGAACTAGCTCGAAGCCCGCTTGAGAAGGTGCCCGATGTGACAAAGGCGACCTTTTCAAAGATGCAAAAACAAGCCGCTCTGCAACTTTTGAGCATGGAAACAAATCAACCTGAGCATGAACTTCTAGAAGACCCACTTCTGCAATTCCTCCCAAGGCCAAGTGCCGGTGATGTCTTTTTCGACATGGAGGGCTTCCCTTATTTCCCTGATGGCGGCCTCGAATACCTATTTGGCAACTGGACCAGAGACTCAGGTTTCACAGACTTTTGGGCGGTGGACAGGGCTGAAGAAAAACAAGCATTCATACAGTTCATGACCTGGCTGATGGACCGCATGGACAAACATCCCGATGCTCATATCTTTCACTACGCCTCCTATGAGAAAACGGCACTTCTAAAACTTGCTAATCGCCACGGAGTGATGGGGCCAGAGGTTAGAAGGCTCGAGCAAGATAAAAGACTGGTTGACCTTTACCCAATAGTCACCAAGAGCCTAAGAATCGGCGAACCTAAATACTCAATCAAAAACCTTGAGCGCCACTACGGCTTCAAAAGAGAATCAGAAGTTACCAATGCCAGCGCCAGCATCGATGAGTACGCCCAGTGGCGCGATTTAGTTGCTGGCTCAATAGACCTGACCCTTGGCGACCAAGAGCAAGAGGACCTCGGCCTAAGGGCCCAGAATCTCTACCACGCATTGCACGACTACAACAAAGAAGACGTAATCTCCACAATGGAGCTCTACGATTGGCTCCTCACAATGCCAGGAGCCGCCAGCCGCTTCGGAGAAGACGGCAAGTTCCAAGAGGACGACTCCGAGGAAAACCCAAGCGCTTCGGCCTTAGAGCTCCAAGAGCTCGAAGCCAAAACCGCTCGATTCTTTCTGCCGCTAAAAAATTGGCCATGGGGAGAATCGATCGAATTAGACATCAAAGCGAAGGTCTGGGAAACCCTTGCCCACTCAATACTTTTCTACCGACGCGAAGACGTAATGTTTTGGGCAGACCTACAGATTCGCATGAACCAAGACGAAGAGGCCTTCGAAAAGGACCGCGAAGCACTTCTAATATCCGATGTGACCCAGATAAATCGGAGCGAAAAGCTAAATAAAAAGGGCAACCTAGTTCACGTTGTCAGCTACCAGGCCAATTACCCAAAAGAGTCGATCTACAACCCTTCACCCGGTGATGAAATAATCATCAGGTTCCCAATTGGTGCAGGGCTTCAAAACAGAAACTTTGGCAAAGTGACCGAAGTAGCCCAGGGGCTAATCACCTTTTCCAGAGACACCCAAGACCCGGATGATTTGTTCTATCAACCAGATGCCCTAATTAAGTTTCAAAGGTTCCTAGCCAAATCCAAACAGGATGAGCTCAATAACCTAGCGGAGCGAATAACAGAGGTTTGGGGTTCCCCGAGTAACCCAGCACCCACTAAAAACTCCGCAATGGATCTACTCCTAAGACGCCGGCCTCGCCTAATAGGCGATGGCCAGTTAGCGCAGGCTGACCCGAGCAACTATCTCCCCGCACTAATTGAGAGCGTGGGGAAAATGGACAACACCGTCTTAGCGGTGCAGGGTCCTCCAGGAAGTGGCAAGACCTACCTGGCATCTCACCTTATTGCTCACCTACTAGCAGCTGGGAAATCAGTAGCGGTTGGATCCAACTCACACGCCGTGGTCGAGAACGTTCTAAAAGCGGCAATGGAAGCGGGGGTCAACCCAGCCCAAATATTCAAAGCCAAAAAGACCAAAGACACCGCAGAGTACCCCTGGGTAACGGCCTCAAGTGCCGGAACCATCGGCAAAAAGATTGCCAGGGCAAACCATGCCGTACTTGTCGGCGGCACCGCATTTGCCCTGAGCAATAAAGAGGTACGCAGCAACCACTTTGACTATTTGATCATCGACGAGGCAGCCCAGTTCTCGCTGGTGGATGCATTGGCCGTCTCCGGGATTGCCGACAACATGATTCTTTTTGGTGACCCTCAACAGCTTCCACAGGTGGTTCAAGCCACCCACCCCGGTGGCTTGGAGAACTCGGCCC is a genomic window of Candidatus Aquiluna sp. UB-MaderosW2red containing:
- a CDS encoding MFS transporter, whose product is MSTANLLSVITIQATKARNALWLMFFVMGVVSMAWIPRIPEIKMANGLSDTQFGLVLIASSVGAVFGAQLSGRLIHRFGSRPLMYLAQVIVPLGVILMGLSSSPLVLVIGLFVMGFGYAALDVGGNAQAVAIEKHLAKRYIASFHGMWSVGTLVATLLGAGLSFVMSPAANLIWVASIGLVAFSVISIRLLPPELDEHRGDGSSVTTSSVAWFGKASLPLWILGIGATGTFIAEGSAADWGALLLRDEMNVSVGYYASAFATFALAMIISRFLGDRWLEKFGPYKVVRFLGVVGGTSWGILMLLGIWLSGPFPLLAIILVNTGFFFAGLAIGPMFPAFILGAANLPGVAPSVGIARVGVISIGAYFVGPTVVGVLSDQVTLTYAMLYPVLALILSGYLARALRGTRAVK
- a CDS encoding protein O-GlcNAcase, with product MRSVQKNYLSEEAFAIRGVIEGFYGPPWSHKERLDFLNFMAQHNMNMFIFSPKDEPLLRYEWAKLPSESWTKRVQELRTRSEELGIRFAVAVSPGLSIRYSNEDDRAKLMGKLHFLANMGVRDFGLFLDDIPSALQWPEDQKTYSSLAQAHRSLVLAVHESLSAIEEFSLMVCPETYWGSGKEQYLAELSQGLPSEINIMWTGKSICSATLEAADALTFAETTGRPPLYWDNYPVNDVAMSHELHLGPYERREPALHNTSRGILVNAMQMAEASKIAIATAGDFLADPYGYESEESWVRAIDKITSNPKDAEAFRAFASNSRSSCLSLSDAREVDQALAALEFSNVSGVIEPGIEAITALANKFEDSSAHLLSENFGNQALIDQCRPWLDAFRIGAEMLRHLAKLAQARQLDSVQASELEPNITRLRATGKRVFGDSLDMFVEHLMSESLASAKTPLQNEER
- a CDS encoding ABC transporter substrate-binding protein, encoding MIKIKSTAVVALAAASALVLGACASSSDTTGDNEAGTNTESVTAGTLRLAMGSPGEAQIAVWDQVAAQFEIANPGINVEINYVDDDLYQTIGLPNLLSGRDAPDIYFEWAGSRLAERYEGGYAADLTSYMTDGVLSGIWEDSAFSSGEIDGKLLLAPHKADVTNVLWYNVDMFNELGITPPETWSDLMETCKVVSVAGYTPIASGNKDFWAAGNWLGHLTSRVVGEDVYDSALAQRTSFNTPEWVEAFGYIKELADNGCVNESANAIADNEGAQLFFQGEAAMHPIGSWLVSWAIDEAPDLNFDYVNLPAMPNGAGDQGSVIGVVTGYVINEKSPMKDKAAEFLALANNAEFVAKFIDAEAVPLAISAANAELDDRTARLNTMLASSDTIVGPPDTDYDLKVADFFYRAVAAVMGGVSTPEEAAAELAAAIE
- a CDS encoding GntR family transcriptional regulator; translated protein: MTKWPQVGCTPAMDTITRSLPRNRSAVRTQLQGLISQMRVGDRLPSERELSEQWNIARMTVRRALDELFKEGAIERRHGSGTFVAPRPFVRALGLTSFSEDMRERGLVPGSKLLSFSTGVADSKIAKRLQVPIGTQVYKFTRLRLASGEPLALETVWVKQELVPGLSEYDLGGSLYKALADKYRIAVGAATVTIGPIVPEPKVQSLLGIGSTQGCLLVEMVSSDVRGGVIMYARCTYRGDKYQLTAEVSGAAFARESLRRPPA
- a CDS encoding carbohydrate ABC transporter permease, whose protein sequence is MERPEGAAHMTVTTETTTTQLQRRPKVALRNRVPQLIGTLGLTLIAIIYAFPLVWMTVSGLKTNQQIFREPFALPETWDFSIWIEAWQVGNIGQYALNSTITTSVTVLVILLAGSAAAFAFARYQFRGRGMLMGLLSLGLLLPLQSYFIAQSSMFNALYITNTRWALIIPYIAMGLPLATYLLTVYLKALPDELFEAARMEGANDFTIYRLIAMPLLKPGLATVGIFSALASWNEFLLALLYIQDDALKTIPTGLLAFSSRYVTDYGLLFAALTIITLPMIAIYIAFNKQIVEGLTAGSLK
- a CDS encoding BadF/BadG/BcrA/BcrD ATPase family protein, with translation MSGLVLAVDGGQSGIRMRLSDSKKVIETQGASRLEGDVMTRVHDLVVKAMSQELTKDLDTVVLGLSTSPTAGEDSVRLARKLGESLGARRVLVTDDGVTHHASHFEGLPGIVLAIGTGVACVGVGNKQDAIVSVSGYGYLLGDDGGAFSIGRHALRVVLDARFKDSKSSISQLAQDHFGPLVDLAAEVHSRPRAVNEIAHFALEVLRLADSDEQARQIIDHASGELAQSVQRGIVAAHLAPESAELVWSGRLFAHSPLACESLERALIELIPELKIRQEESNPLQGGVWLGQTADFGPYKNSIQTWGA
- a CDS encoding sugar isomerase domain-containing protein, which codes for MSDTNIGEASIAKEYLRGLQDALGRLLIEQDSSIQLGATLIASTVASGGTIHAFGTGHSHMLAEELFYRAGGLVAVNPIIFDGLLMHHDPLLSTRLERLPGLAKALLDSHDLKGNDVAIIASNSGANAAVCEMAEAMQAAGVPVIAITSLDHATSKDARTSDRLRLHEIAQVVIDNGGVLGDASVHIKGFDKKVAPTSTVIGAAIINAMVAQSVANLVSEGFHPAVYTSSNTEGGDAQNAEYRHTNGQGVV
- a CDS encoding carbohydrate ABC transporter permease, yielding MKPQKPWVPFLFVAPALTFFVFAVLVPMIATAGFSFTDWNGFGEFNFVGFANYIELASDNIFAKSFTNVFLYILATLVLEVLVGLFLAGLISVQRSGSLWFRVALFAPVMLPMVVVAVLWSFIYNPDFGLVNSVLSAAGLEDFTRIWLGDPDTALWAISLVSGWVFSGFFMVIFYSALQQVPTELSEAARIDGAGEWRIFWSVKIPFIRNAIEVGVLLCITGAFQGFDLFFVLTNGGPFNATEIPTTLLVRTVFRNADVGYGSAMAVVLTLVILIVGWMFLRIRKWNDQKELRT